Proteins encoded together in one bacterium window:
- a CDS encoding tripartite tricarboxylate transporter substrate binding protein has translation MARKLLVLVVLAAVLAVVVLGQTYPAKPVTVVVAYSPGGASDLTARLIAEYWKKYTGQEMVVTNVVGAEGAIAARQVRNSRPDGYTVLWYHEAMLGNYYLGVCDLNWYDFTPACVALKISTVSVTRPDMPWRNLKDAIDDAKANPGKFVYGLGTGGVAYWVFAGLSSVAPGAWRTVPFEGGDTQRATALLGGHIDITMVSAAGAWSFLKSGQLKPLAVHDEERNPLLPDVPTAKELGYPDIVFQLTNTFFFPPKTPSGIVEEFNKIIAKIVADPEFQKKAAEIAAAVPYFKAGKDLEDFWKTMDARYKALSGAVK, from the coding sequence ATGGCAAGGAAGTTGTTGGTACTTGTAGTTTTAGCTGCCGTTTTAGCGGTTGTAGTCCTTGGTCAAACTTATCCAGCAAAACCCGTAACTGTAGTTGTCGCCTATTCTCCTGGAGGAGCAAGTGACCTCACAGCAAGGCTCATCGCCGAGTATTGGAAGAAGTATACTGGACAAGAGATGGTCGTGACAAATGTTGTTGGTGCAGAAGGTGCTATAGCTGCGAGGCAGGTCAGAAATTCTCGTCCAGATGGTTACACGGTTTTGTGGTACCATGAGGCAATGCTTGGAAACTATTACCTCGGAGTTTGTGACCTAAACTGGTATGATTTCACACCAGCTTGTGTGGCGCTCAAGATCTCGACAGTTTCTGTCACGAGACCTGATATGCCGTGGAGAAATCTGAAGGATGCAATTGATGATGCCAAGGCAAATCCCGGAAAGTTTGTTTATGGACTTGGCACGGGCGGTGTTGCATACTGGGTCTTTGCGGGATTAAGCTCAGTTGCGCCCGGTGCGTGGCGTACAGTTCCATTTGAAGGGGGCGACACCCAGAGGGCAACGGCTTTGCTGGGTGGCCATATCGATATCACGATGGTTTCTGCTGCAGGAGCATGGTCGTTCCTTAAGTCCGGACAGTTGAAACCCCTCGCGGTGCACGATGAGGAAAGAAACCCACTTTTGCCGGATGTTCCCACAGCCAAGGAACTGGGATACCCAGATATAGTATTCCAACTGACGAATACGTTTTTCTTTCCGCCAAAGACACCCAGTGGAATTGTAGAGGAGTTCAACAAAATCATAGCAAAAATAGTTGCAGACCCTGAATTCCAGAAAAAAGCAGCAGAAATAGCAGCTGCTGTACCATATTTCAAGGCTGGCAAAGATCTTGAGGACTTCTGGAAGACCATGGATGCAAGGTATAAAGCTCTCTCAGGCGCTGTGAAGTAG